A genomic region of Carassius carassius chromosome 13, fCarCar2.1, whole genome shotgun sequence contains the following coding sequences:
- the LOC132155729 gene encoding interleukin-12 subunit beta-like, translated as MAGLMTFNLLFCLSIVRMSALNIFPEKFKLAERNKSVTLTCRTDKEKIKWRRDDSIGMISESEFEKLSGRDLTVIDLQEDLTGNYTCWSDTGLEDYTYLLLDKSKEATAFKINCTAETFSCTQKIKCAWTSDEFTALRLRNTRDNGDWVSQSVDGDFFLPHSTNSYSEESERLLITGEAVSTCCYMKTDYSFYLRDIVKPADPGISICSIENEGSDEQIIELEVKPPSTWPQPHSFFPLKHEIEYEIRHNGELKTVEWEEGSKIKVQDSITKLRVRCRDLLLLSQWSEWSKWKNVN; from the exons ATGGCTGGGTTGATGACGTTCAACCTTCTCTTTTGTTTGTCCATAGTGAGGATGTCTGCGCTTAACATTTTCCCTGAGAAAT TTAAACTGGCTGAGAGAAACAAATCTGTTACCCTGACCTGTAGAACAGATAAAGAAAAAATCAAATGGAGACGTGATGATAGCATAGGGATGATATCGGAATCAGAGTTTGAAAAACTCAGTGGGCGGGATTTGACCGTGATTGACCTGCAGGAAGACCTAACCGGTAATTACACCTGCTGGAGTGATACGGGTCTTGAAGACTACACCTATCTCCTGCTCGACAAGTCTAAAGAAGCTACAG CTTTTAAAATCAACTGCACAGCTGAAACCTTTTCCTGCACTCAAAAAATCAAATGTGCCTGGACATCAGATGAATTTACTGCCTTAAGACTTCGCAATACAAG GGATAATGGTGACTGGGTGTCACAGTCCGTGGATGGGGATTTTTTTCTCCCACATTCCACCAATTCATATTCTGAAGAGTCTGAGCGGCTGCTGATAACAGGGGAGGCAGTTTCCACATGCTGCTATATGAAAACGGACTACAGCTTCTATCTACGAGACATTG TTAAGCCAGCAGATCCAGGCATTTCAATCTGCTCTATAGAAAATGAGGGGAGTGATGAACAAATCATTGAATTAGAGGTGAAGCCGCCCTCGACCTGGCCGCAGCCCCACAGTTTCTTTCCTCTTAAGCATGAGATTGAGTATGAGATACGGCACAATGGGGAG CTGAAGACTGTAGAATGGGAAGAGGGCTCAAAGATCAAAGTTCAGGACTCCATCACGAAACTAAGGGTCCGCTGCAGAGACCTGCTACTCCTCTCTCAGTGGAGCGAGTGGAGCAAGTGGAAAAATGTAAACTAG